The following proteins are encoded in a genomic region of Lachnospiraceae bacterium KM106-2:
- a CDS encoding transcriptional antiterminator of lichenan operon, BglG family: MFSPRQEYLVKTLMRKATELEPEYLCKKLSVSGRTLREDVKEINEFLHDYGVGIYLSSTGKYYISEDDKDKINQIIVMHEIESEWVPESKTQREFYIIMRLLYEEDYLTMDEIGKEIYVSKASISHDVKRIDDYIFEVTKTRMDISKAKGIRLLTNELGKRRLLFSLIYKNYDIDAKYLMKMFIHFQLGSREEFSTLWKIYEEFFEQNELISTHISFATILLETIACTGRIRQGYVIEDYDREEVEFKLALPFERIEDTFHMVFPKAEKQLLQEVFHTKRMLVNQEEVTPTKFLIRQILVDFVEVIKEKYEIDLEQDYEQMKQLKAHLNAMVSRLLLSYHEDEYIAGKIKSEYPKEYEMAAEITPIIKKYLNLDITEVEQAYIAMHVGAIVEHLKKTVHAIIISNSTAVMIQMLQKKLQQSFYGQLVVDGCFPVNQLEFAIECIPQIDVILATHSLKKKVDIPVLKLNEFYEKEDWVIINDFINS, translated from the coding sequence ATGTTTTCGCCTAGGCAGGAATATTTAGTGAAAACGTTAATGAGAAAAGCAACGGAATTAGAACCAGAGTATCTTTGTAAGAAGTTATCAGTATCTGGCAGGACGCTTCGTGAAGATGTAAAGGAAATTAACGAGTTTTTACATGATTATGGTGTTGGGATTTATTTATCATCAACCGGTAAGTATTACATAAGTGAAGATGATAAAGATAAGATTAATCAGATTATCGTGATGCATGAAATTGAAAGTGAATGGGTCCCAGAAAGTAAGACACAGAGAGAATTTTATATTATCATGCGTCTTTTGTATGAGGAAGATTATCTGACAATGGATGAGATCGGAAAAGAAATCTATGTCTCTAAGGCAAGTATTTCTCATGATGTGAAGCGAATTGATGATTATATATTTGAAGTAACTAAGACGAGAATGGATATTTCTAAAGCAAAGGGAATTCGACTACTTACGAATGAGTTAGGAAAGCGAAGACTTTTGTTTTCCTTAATCTATAAAAATTATGATATTGATGCCAAATACCTGATGAAGATGTTTATTCATTTTCAATTGGGATCAAGAGAAGAATTCAGTACGCTATGGAAAATCTATGAGGAGTTCTTTGAACAAAATGAGCTGATCTCAACACATATTAGTTTTGCTACGATCCTTCTTGAGACAATCGCTTGCACGGGAAGGATCCGTCAGGGATATGTGATCGAAGACTACGATAGAGAAGAAGTGGAGTTTAAGTTAGCACTACCTTTTGAAAGGATTGAAGATACCTTTCATATGGTATTTCCAAAAGCTGAGAAGCAGCTTCTACAGGAAGTATTTCATACAAAACGAATGTTAGTTAATCAAGAAGAAGTGACTCCGACTAAGTTTTTGATCCGACAAATACTGGTCGACTTTGTGGAAGTGATCAAAGAGAAATATGAGATCGATCTGGAACAGGATTACGAGCAGATGAAACAGCTGAAAGCACATTTAAATGCCATGGTGAGTCGGCTGTTATTGTCCTATCATGAAGATGAGTATATCGCAGGCAAGATTAAAAGTGAGTATCCGAAAGAATATGAGATGGCAGCAGAGATCACACCGATCATAAAGAAATATCTGAATCTTGATATCACGGAGGTGGAGCAGGCTTATATTGCAATGCACGTGGGTGCCATCGTAGAGCATCTGAAAAAGACAGTTCATGCTATCATTATCAGTAATAGTACGGCGGTTATGATACAGATGCTGCAAAAGAAGCTTCAACAATCCTTTTATGGTCAATTAGTCGTAGATGGCTGTTTCCCGGTGAATCAGCTAGAATTTGCAATTGAGTGTATTCCACAGATTGATG